The Ictalurus punctatus breed USDA103 chromosome 9, Coco_2.0, whole genome shotgun sequence genome contains a region encoding:
- the adpgk2 gene encoding ADP-dependent glucokinase, whose amino-acid sequence MAVELRSSVKYGTVLSFTVLLLAYWYRSPQSVLDERLGAVLSSLLRAERKVGMNNIARPRVAIGFGGCVDIIVDGVTLLNKIGLQPTNQPLHHDYIENVEQLAESFAYFFAPGAASERLVVNDTLFSQLVEASRELPGNRWSIGGNAPVMAGRMASEGCDVLLGGSFSPDFNDYLSEHITVAGNTVEEPDIHLILEYPSGATWGPYTSRRANRYIVHSDDHNPYLDSMEDFEKKLQGFKPDLLVVGGLQMMDNFPFNQGEREALLSRLAQLLSSASPQTNVHFEMASFVDEALMSDLLELVLPHADSLGMNEQELPNLLSLLRGSTVTVLSDPNPRVATVLDQMRELYRVVNLGHRQRQAGRGRPLTRLHVHTLAFQAIIVTQGSQWKNTMSATAKASLTANRHVCGSSDIDPSKARLILDESFSVSRTEGSQRIPLQESRPVSCWTEDEYEICVAPVLVCTEVYQTAGGGDNISAAGLVLQI is encoded by the exons ATGGCCGTTGAACTGCGCTCTAGCGTGAAATATGGCACTGTTTTATCTTTTACAGTGCTTCTGCTTGCCTACTGGTACCGCTCTCCTCAGTCGGTGCTGGATGAGAGACTGGGAGCTGTGCTGTCCTCTTTACTACGCGCTGAGCGTAAAGTGGGGATGAATAACATCGCCAGACCCAGAGTGGCCATAG GGTTTGGGGGCTGTGTGGACATTATTGTGGATGGTGTGACATTGCTGAACAAGATTGGTCTGCAGCCAACTAATCAGCCTCTGCACCATGACTACATTGAGAATGTGGAACAGCTTGCTGAGAGTTTTGCCTACTTTTTTGCTCCAGGAGCAGCTTCTGA GAGGTTGGTAGTGAACGACACACTCTTCAGTCAGCTGGTGGAGGCCTCTCGAGAGTTGCCAGGAAACCGCTGGTCAATTGGGGGTAATGCACCTGTGATGGCAGGCAGGATGGCTAGCGAGGGCTGTGACGTGCTACTTGGGGGAAGCTTCAGCCCAGACTTTAATGACTACCTCTCAGAACATATCACAG TGGCAGGTAACACAGTGGAAGAACCAGATATTCATCTGATTCTGGAGTATCCCTCTGGGGCAACATGGGGGCCGTACACCTCCCGAAGAGCAAATAG ATACATTGTCCATAGTGATGACCACAACCCATACTTAGACTCGATGGAAGACTTTGAGAAGAAGCTGCAGGGCTTTAAGCCTGACCTGCTGGTGGTTGGAGGCCTTCAGATGATGGACAACTTTCCATTCAACCAAG GAGAGCGCGAGGCGCTACTCAGTCGCCTGGCTCAGCTGCTGTCTTCAGCCTCACCTCAGACCAATGTGCATTTTGAAATGGCAAGCTTTGTTGATGAGGCTCTGATGTCTGACTTGCTAGAGCTCGTGCTGCCTCATGCTGACTCCCTGGGCATGAACGAGCAGGAGCTGCCCAACCTACTAAGCCTTTTGCGTGGTAGCACTGTAACTGTTCTGTCTGACCCCAACCCCCGTGTGGCCACCGTGTTGGACCAGATGCGTGAGCTTTACCGTGTCGTCAACCTCGGACACAGGCAAAGGCAGGCCGGCCGTGGTCGACCCCTCACTAGGCTACATGTTCACACGCTGGCCTTCCAGGCAATAATTGTTACGCAGGGCTCTCAGTGGAAGAACACCATGTCAGCCACGGCCAAGGCCTCACTGACCGCCAACCGGCACGTATGTGGCTCCTCTGACATCGACCCCAGCAAGGCGCGCCTCATCTTGGACGAGTCATTCTCTGTAAGCAGAACGGAAGGCAGCCAGAGAATTCCCCTGCAGGAATCCCGGCCTGTCTCCTGCTGGACCGAGGACGAATATGAGATCTGTGTGGCTCCTGTGCTTGTGTGCACTGAGGTGTATCAAACCGCTGGGGGAGGAGACAACATCTCTGCTGCTGGCCTCGTGCTGCAGATCTAA
- the psma3 gene encoding proteasome subunit alpha type-3 (The RefSeq protein has 2 substitutions compared to this genomic sequence) — protein sequence MSSIGTGYDLSASTFSPDGRVFQVEYAMKAVENSSTAIGIRCKDGVVFGVEKLVLSKLYEEGSNKRIFNIDRHVGMAVAGLLADARSLAEVSREEASNFRSNYGHDIPLKHLADRVAMYVHAYTLYSAVRPFGCSFILGSYDEDDGPQLYMVDPSGISYGYWGCAIGKAEQAAKTEVEKLQMKEMTCRELVKEVAKIIYIVHDEVKDKSFELELSWVGEVTKGRHELVPKDIKEEAEKYAKDSLEEDDDSDEDNM from the exons ATGAGTTCTATTGGGACCGGG TATGACTTGTCTGCCTCCACGTTTTCGCCCGATGGCAGGGTATTTCAAGTAGAGTATGCCATGAAAGCAGTAGAAAATAGCAG tACAGCTATTGGAATCCGCTGCAAAGATGGAGTAGTGTTTGGTGTAGAGAAGTTGGTGCTGTCCAAACTGTACGAAGAGGGCTCTAACAAGCGTATCTTCAACATCGATCGTCATGTTGGCATG GCTGTGGCAGGACTGCTTGCAGATGCTAGATCTCTTGCTGAGGTGTCGAGGGAAGAGGCATCCAACTTCCGCTCCAACTATGGCCATGACATCCCTCTGAAA CATCTAGCAGACAGAGTCGCCATGTATGTCCATGCCTACACGTTATACAGTGCTGTACGTCCCTTTGGGTGCAG TTTCATCCTTGGCTCTTATGACGAAGATGACGGCCCCCAGCTGTACATGGTGGACCCATCAGGGATTTCATAT GGTTACTGGGGCTGTGCCATTGGAAAAGCCAAGCAAGCTGCAAAAACAGAAATTGAGAAACTTCAG ATGAAAGAAATGACCTGCCGAGAGCTGGTGAAAGAGGTTGCAAAAAT catcTACATTGTACACGATGAGGTGAAGGACAAATCCTTTGAGTTGGAGCTGAGCTGGGTTGGAGAAG TCACTAAAGGAAGGCATGAGCTGGTCCCTAAAGATATCAAAGAGGAGGCTGAGAAATACGCTAAA GATTCATTGGAAGAAGATGATGACTCAGATGAGGACAATATGTAA